The sequence below is a genomic window from Actinokineospora baliensis.
CAAGATCATCACGCGTTTCCGGCCCCGTCGAAAACGCGCGGTGAAACGCCGGGCGCGCCGCGGTCGATGACTATCCTTGGCAACGAGGGACGAGTTCCAGGGGGCCTGGTGTGAGCGACCGTCGGGAACGGGTGCTGACCAATCCAGCCCTGTTACGCGCGATCGGGCACGAACTGCGGACAGCGCGCGAAGCGCTCGGCTGGACGAGGGCGCAGCTGGTTTCCCAGCTGGATCGTGAAGTGCATTCGCAGACTATCGCGACCTACGAACTCGGAATCCGGCAGTGCACCCTCGGCCGCTTCGTGGCCATCTGCGACGCGCTCGGCATCCCCGCACCGCAGGTGCTGACCAACGCCATGCGCCGGGCCGGTGTCGAACCGCACCTGCTGGCGTGCGCGGTGGATCTGCGACTGCTGGTGCGCGATCGTTCCCCGGACTTGGAGCCGCTGCGCCGGTGGGCGCAGCACCGGCTCGACGCGGGCGTTGACGAGGACGGCATTGTCCACTTGGAACCCACACTTGTCGCTGAGCTCGCGGTGTTCTGCGGCCTTGCCCATGTGGAGTTGTTCCGCAGGCTAGAGGTGTTCACCTCCGACAGCGGGCTCTGACGCCGCTGTCCACACGGGACTGATCAGCGCAGTCGCCACCACGCCATCGCGGTTTCCAGGTCGTGAGTGGTCACGATGTAGACGACCACGGCGGCCGGGGCGAGCAGGAGTGCGGCGACCGCGAGGACCTTCTTCAGCAAGGTGATTCTGGCTTTCTCGAGGCGCTCGACGACAGTGGCGAGCGCAACTGGATCATCTGCCGGCAGTCTCCACCACCCGTTCGTGGGTAGTCAACCCACTGGCGGCCGATCAACCCCGTGTTGTTCGCACCGGCCGCACCGGCGCGCGGCGCTGACCTCGATGATCACCGAGAGCGGCCGAAGGTTGCTACGAAAGAGATCACACGTTCGTGGTGGAATGTGGCCGAGGGCAATGCCCCGGTGGCATTCGGCTCGGTGCCTCCACGAACGGGGTAGCTCGTCAGCGGGAGAGGTCAACGATCTTGGTGTAGACCCGGTGTCTGCCCGCCGTGCTGCCTAGGCGGTGGTAGAGCTCATCGGCTTCCAGCCAGGTCCGCCGGGCCTGGGCGTGCCTGCCCTGCGCGGCGAGGACGTCGCCCAGCACTTCGGCAGCTCGGGCGTGCACCGGGACGTCGTGCACCCGCTCCGCGAGGGACACCGCGCGCGTGGCCAGCAGTTCCGCGGCCGACCACGCCCCCGTCGCGAGTTCCACCTCGGCGAGGGCGGTGCAGGTGGTCACGATGGCGCCCGCGTTGCGCGACGCTTCGGCGGCGTTCATCGCCTCGATGCCGAAGGAGGCCGCCTTCTCGTGCTCGCCCTGTGCGAGCGATACCGCGCTGATCCCGGCCAGGACCAATGCCAACGCGTAGTCATCTCCCGCCTCGGCGGCGTGCTGTTGCGCCTCAAGCAGGTGTAGCAGCGCTTTGTTGAGGTCACCGGCGAGCCGCAGTGCGTCTCCCAGTTCGTAGTGCGTCCACCGCTTCGCTTCTGTGTCGTCGGTTGCCCGCGCGAGTTCGAGGCTCTCGCCGAGGAGCCGGACTCCCGCGGCGGTGTCGCCGACCAGGATGGCGATCCTGCCCAGGCTGAACCGGCTCGCGCATTGGCCGCGTTGGTTACCGGATTTGTCGGCGAACACCATCGCTTGGTGCAGGCACTGTTGCGCCTCCCGCAGCCTGCCCAGGGTCATGTGGCTGCGTCCAAGGTCGGCCAGCGTCGCCGCTTCCGCTTCCTCGTCGCCGTCGGCTCCCGCCGAGGTCACGGCTGTCTGCAGCGCCCGCTGGTAGTCCTCGTGGTAGCCGAACTGCTCCAGGTACACGCCCATCGCGTGGGGTAGCCGCCAGGCGAGGTCGTGGTGGCCCGCGGCCGCGGCGACCGCGGTGGCGTTCATCAGGGTGCTGTGCTCGACGGCCAGCCAGGTCCGCCCCGCGTCCGCGTCGGCGAAGTCCAGCGGACTCACCTGCGTGGGCAGCTCGAACGGCGGGCCGGGGTCGCTGTCGGGGTAGAGGGCGTGGTGGGCGGCGGTGGCGGTGGCGAGGTAGAAGGCGAGCACCCGGCGTTCGGCGGCGTGGCGGAGCTCGACGGGTTCGTCGGTGGTGGCGAGGTTGCCCGCGCACTCGCCGATGAGGTCGTGCAGGCGGAAGCGGTCGAGGGAATCGGTCCGCTCCACCAGGTTCGAGCCGACCAGGGTGGTCAGGGCCGCACCGGTCTCCGCCTCGTCGCGGCCCCAGCAGGCCTGCGCGGCGGCCACGGAGAACTCGGTGCCGGGGTGCAGCCCGAGCAATCGGAACAGCCGCCGGGGTGCCTGGGGGAGCGCCCGGTAGGACCAGGTGAACAGAGTCTGCGGTGAGTTGTCGCCGTCGGCGTCGATGCCCAGTTCCAGCAGCAGGCGCCGCGGCGCGACCCCCGCGTGGTCGCGCCGCAGCCGGTACTCGGCGATGTTCTGGCCCACCACCGCGATGACCAGCGGGAGGCCGCCGCACAGGCGCACCACCTCGGCCCGCAGCCCGGGATCGGAGTCCGCGCCGAGCCTGGTTCCCAGCAGCGAGGTCGATTCCGCCTCCGACATCGGCTTCACCTGGATCCGCCGCGCGTTGTACTTGGCGCCCAGCGCGGTCAACGAGTTGCGGCTGGTCACCACGACCAGGCACTCGGCCAGCAGCGGCAGCAGCTCGCGAACGTGGTCGGAGTTGCGCGCGTTGTCCAGCACCACCAGCGTGTGCCGGTTGGCCAGCGTCCGGCGCAGTGCCGCAGCGCGGGCCCGGGTCGCGTAGGCGTCCGGTTCCTCGCCCAAGCCGAGCAGCAACTCGTCGATCACCGAGGCCTGCGTCGCAGCGGGGGTACCGGAGTATCCGTGCAGGTCGATGAACAGGTCCCCGTCGGGGAAGTGGGTGCGCCTGCGGTGTCCCCAGTGGACGGCGAGGCTGGTTTTGCCCACCCCGGGCATCCCCTCCAGCACGACGACCCCGCGCACCGGCGTGCCGTCGTCGTCGAGCGCCAAGGTGTCCAGTTGGGACAGTTGGTCCGCGCGGCCGACGAAGTCGTGGACGTCGAAGCGGAGTTGGCGGGGCGGGTGGTACTCCTTGGGCGCGGCCCACGGTGCGCTGTGCGCCCGGGTGATCAGCGATTCGTAGTGGCGCCGCAGGTGGTCGGCGGCCTGGGGGTCGCCCTCGGTGCGCAGCTGGCGGTACACGTGCAGGTAGTACTCGCTCGCCTCCTCCGCCCGGTCAAGCGCGTGCAGGGTCACCAGCCGCGCTTTGTGCAGCGCGAGGCTTTCCTGGTGCTCGGACTGCAGGTCGTCGAGCAGCACCAGGGCCTCGTCGGCGCGGCCGAGGTCGATCAGGGCGCTCAGGTGGGTGGTGTGCGCCGGGATGAGCTCGTCGCGCTCGAAGCGGCCGCGCCAGGCCAGGGCCCCCGCCGAGCGCAGGTCGTCGAGCGGGCGCCCCCGGCTCAGCCGTAGCGCCAGGTCGGCGTAGTGGGCGGCTTCGGCGGAGCGCCCGTCCCGGAAGTGCCGCTGCGCGGTGGCGACGAGGTCGCGGAACTGGAAGTAGTCGATGGCGGCCCGGTCCGTGTCCAGGCGGTACGTGCCGCGGTGCCCGCGCAGGGTCGCGGTGACCGGCAACCGCTTGAGCAGCTTGCGGATGCGGGTCGCGTAGGTGTCCAGTGCGCCCGTGGTGCGCGTCGGCGGGGGCTGTTCCTGCGACCACACCCAGCGCGCCAGCGCCTCACCAGGCAGTGTCCGCCCAGGGGCGACCAGTAGTGCCGCCAACATCGCCTTGGGTTTGGGTGATTCCCACTCCGCGTCGAGCACCCCGTCGAGCCGCAGTGCCGTCGCGCCCAGGATCCCGAACGCCGCCTCCACCAGCCTCACCCCTCGACCTGGATTCCCCGGATCCGGTAGCCGCCCGCGGCGGCGGAATGTGCGTTGGCGCAGTATTGGAGTCTAGTGAACCGCGCGGGTGGGCCACAGCGCCGTTTCGGCTCCTGTCAGCCGCATGGCGCAACGATTCCGGAAAACGACGCCGCCGATTCCCGCGTTCGGCCTACCTCGTTGGTTCCGCGCTGTCCGGCTTGTGGCAGTGCGCCCGCTGCGGGAATGTGAAACGGGAACCGCGTCGAACAACAGTCGGTTTGGCGGGGTGCGCACAGTTTTCTTTTCGCGGCGTTCCGTCGACGATTATTCGAGCGCCGTTCATTTCGTGCGGCCAGGGTAGCGCGGGCCGGTCACCGTCGGGTGTGACGGCAGTCATTGCCGAAGGGCAAGCGTTTTGCTTAGCATGGCTAAGTGACTCGGACCGGGCAGGCGGGCCGCGCGGACCAGGGGTTCGCGCCGGGGCCGCGGTACAAGTGGATCGCGCTGTCGAACACCACGCTGGGGATGCTCATCGCCACGATCAACTCGTCGATCGTGCTGATCGCGCTGCCGGACATCTTCTCCGGCATCGGCATCGACCCGCTGGAGCCGGCCAACACCGGCTACCTGCTGTGGATGATCATGGGGTTCCTGGTGGTCACCGCCGTGCTGGTGGTGGGCTTCGGGCGGCTGGGGGACATGTACGGCCGGGCGCGGATGTACAACCTGGGCTTCGCGGTGTTCACCGCGTCCTCGGTGCTGCTGGCCGCCACCTGGTTCACCGGCGACGCCGCCGCGCTGTGGCTGATCGGCTGGCGGGTGGTGCAGGGCGTCGGCGGAGCGCTGCTGATGGCCAACTCCTCGGCCATCCTGACCGACGCCTTCCCGGCCAACCAGCGCGGCATGGCGCTGGGGATCAACGGGGTGGCCGCGATCGCCGGGTCGTTCCTCGGCCTGGTCATCGGCGGGCTGCTCGCGCCGGTGAGTTGGAACCTGGTGTTCCTGGTGTCCGTGCCGTTCGGGGTGGTTGGCACCATCTGGGCCTACCTGAAGCTGCACGACACCGGCGTTCGCAAGCACGCCGAGATGGATTGGTGGGGGAACCTCACCTTCGCCGTCGGTCTCATCGCGCTGCTGGTCGGGATCACCTACGGCATCCAGCCCTACGGCGACTCGCAAACTGGGTGGGGAAGCCCATTCGTGCTCACCTGCCTCATCGGCGGTGTCGCGGTGCTGGCCGTGTTCGTCCAGGTGGAGCGCCGGGTCGCCACTCCGCTGTTCGACCTTTCGCTGTTCCGGTCGCGATCGTTCACCTGGGGCAACGTGGCCAACTTCGCCGCTTCGCTGGGGCGGGGCGGGCTGCAGTTCATCCTGATTGTCTGGCTGCAGGGCATTTGGCTGCCGCAGCACGGGTACAGCTACGAGCAGACCCCGCTGTGGGCGGGCATCTACATGCTGCCCATGACCGTCGGCTTCCTGTTGTCGGCACCGGCGTCCGGCATCGTGTCCGACCGCGTGGGCAGCCGGGTGCTCGCGTCGGTCGGGTTGCTGGTGACGGCGTTGTCGTTCGTGCTGCTGATCGCGCTGCCGGTGAACTTCCCGTACCCGGCGTTCGCGGCGGTGCTGGTGCTCAACGGCATCGGTATGGGGATGTTCTCCTCGCCGAACCGGGCCGAGGTGATGAACAGCCTTCCCTCGCACGCCAGGGGCTCCGGTTCCGGGATGATGACGACGTTCCAGAACACCGCGATGGTCCTGTCCATCGGCTTCTTCTTCAGCCTGATCATCGCCGGGTTCGCCGCAACCTTGCCCGACGCGATGCGCACCGGCCTGCAAGCCCACGGCGTCCCCGCGGAGTCCGCGTCCCACGTGGCCGCACTCCCGGCCGTGGCGGTCCTGTTCGCCGCTTTCCTGGGTTACAACCCGATCCGCCAGCTCCTGGGCGACCAGCTCGCGACCCTCCCACCGGACCAGGCCACCTACCTCACCGGACGCGGCTTCTTCCCCAGCCTCATCTCCCAGCCATTCGCCCACGGTCTGGCCATCGCCTTCGGCTGCGCCATCGCCCTCTGCCTCATCGGCGCGGTCGCGTCGTGGCTGTGCGGCCCCGTGACCCGCACCGAACCCGTGGGGGCCGACCTCGCCGCGGCGGCGGGGGAGCGGGTCGGGTAGTCCTTTGTGGACATGACTGGGTTGACAGGAGGTCAGTCAAGGTCGGACGGGTATCGGGCGGGGTTCGGGGCCGCGTATACCGGGTGGGATATGTCCCGTTCACGACTGTTAGGAGGGGAACGTGGCCCGAACCCCGATCGTTGTGCTCGCCCTTGCCGTCGCGGCTGGCAGCGCGATGTTCGGCCCTGCGTGGGCTTCGTCCGAACCCGCACCGACCGCGGCGGTGGCTCCTTCGGGGGCCATGAAGGTCGGCGAGGAAACGGTTCTCGGCAGCTCGATCGCCTACACGGGCGCGCAGCGGCGGGAGATCCGACAACCGGGTGCGACCTACATCAAGGTGCACTTCGAGTCGCTCAAGCTCGCCCCCGGCGATTACGTGACCGTCGCGGATCCGACCGGGCGCGAGGTCCACACCTACCACGGTGATCCCACCGCCGGTGGGGCGCGCACCGGGGACAGCGACTTCACCCGGCACGGCCGCAAGGGCTTCGCCGCGATGTCGATCGACGGTGAGGCCGCTGTTGTCACCCTGCACAAGGTGGGGGGCTCCGCGGTCGCCACGCGCGGGCTCGGGTTCTCCATCGACCGGTACTGGCGCGGGTACAGCCCGGACGAGGTGAGGGCCAACAACCCCAGCTTCTTCAGCATCTGCGGCACCGACGCCCGGCGCGACACCGTGTGCTACAAGAGCAGCCACCCCACCGAATACGCGAAGGCGAACGCGGTGGCCCGGTTGCTGATCAGCGGCGGCAGCCTGTGCACCGCCTGGCGCGTCGGCAACACGAACCGGGTGCTCACCAACAACCACTGCATCTCCACGCAGTCGGCGGTGTCGTCCTCGGAGGTCCAGTTCGCCTACGCCTGCGCGACCTGCGGCGGCAACAACCCCGCCGCGGGCACCAAGGTCAGCGGCGCGACCTTCTACAAGACCAGCCCCGGCGGGTCCAGCAGGCTCGACTACACGCTGTTCTCGGTGAACAACTTCGCCTCGATCCAGCAGTTCGGCACGCTCTACCTCGACCCGCGCGCCCCCGTCGCGGGCGAGCGGATCTACATCCCCGGCCACGGCGACGGCAAGCCCAAGCGGCTGTCCATCTACGAAGAGGCCCAGGGCGGTCCACTGTGCACAGTGCGGAGCGCGGCATCGGACTCGTACAACATGAGCTACAGCTGCGACACCTCCGGCGGAAACTCCGGATCTCCCGTGCTGGCGGCCAACCACAAGGTCATCGCACTGCACCACCTCGGTGGCTGCCCCGGCAACCAGGGCGCCCGGATCAACCTGATCTACAACGAGATCAAGGACCTGATCGACAACACCGCGCGGATCTGACCACCCGCCGCCCCTGAATGCCTGGCCGGTGCCCGCCTCGCGCGGCACCGGCCAGGCGTGCTCGGCTAGTTCGGCAGTGTGGTGCGCACCAGGTCGGTCAGCTCGCGAACAGCGCCGACCGTGGGCCACTGCTCGGTGAGCGCGGTGTGCACGACCCGCATCTCCGCTCTGACGCGGGCTGATCCGTGCGGGCCGGATGGGGGGCTCAACAGGGTTGTCAGCACCGATGCCGCTTCGTCGGGTTGGCCCGCGTGGGTGTGGGAGCTCGCGAGGCGCGTGGCCACGACGGCGCGGTCGTGTTCGTTCGCTACAGGTACGGCCGCGAGAGCGCGGGTGGTGTGGTCGACGGCTGTCGTCGCCAACGTTGACCGGGTGTCCCGGGCAGCCAGATCGCGGTAGCAGGTGCCCATGGCGAGCGCCAAGACCGACTGCGCGGCCCAAGGCTCGGTGCGTGGGTCGGCGGCGCGCAGCAGCGTTGTCGCGTCGTCGAGGCGTTGTTCGCACGAGCGGCGGTCACCGGCCAGGGCGTGTCCGCGCGCTTCCGCCAGGCACGCCCAAGCGCGGACGCCGGGTCTGGTCCCCTCGACAAGGCGGGCGCGTTCGGCCAAGGCGATGGCGCCCGCGGCGTTGCCGACCGACCAGTGGACCGAGCTCTGGCGGGCCAACAACCGGCTCATCAGGTCGCGGTCGTCGGCGAGGGTCGCCCAGTGCTGGCCGCAGGTGTACCAGAACTGGGCGGTCGAGTAGTCCGCGCCGTCGAAGCGGGCCCAGCCTGCCAGTTGCGCGAACCTGGCCGCCAGCCGGGCGAGCTCGGGGTCGGAGGACCCCGCCTGCCACTGCACGACCGCGCGCGTGTGGTGTTCGAGCGGCACCACCAGGTCCCGACTGCCCAGCTGCGAGCCGACGTCGTGGTAGGCCTCCAGCAGCGCAGCCATTGCCTCGGGCGCGGTGGGGCTCGACGGTGTGGACGGCGGGACCGCCTCGACCGGTCTGGCCCCGGGACCCTCCTGCCGTTCCCGCTCGACCAGCGGCCACAGGGCGGCGAGTTCGCCGCCGGTGTCCAGGACCCGGTCGGCCCGGTCCGGCAGGTCCGGTGGTGGCCACCGGTCCCCGCTCTCGACCTTGCTCAGGTGGGAGTCCCCGTACCCGAGCCGAGCACCCAGCTCGGCCTGCGACAACCCCCGTGCGCGCCGCCAGTGGCGCAGCCGCCACCCGAAGTAGGCGCGCACGGAACCGGCGGGCTGAGGTCGCCGTGACATGCCCGTCCTCCTCGCTCCGTACGCCCGCCCGAGGGTTCGCCCAGCATGGTCGCTGCGACCGTCAGTGGACAAGAGCGGCGCTGGACCAGTGCGTGCCAATTACCGGTTTTGTCCGGGAACTGTGATGGCCGCGCCGGTCGTTGGAGCGGCATGGGCTTGCTGTGGGCGATGAGCCTCCCCGGTCTGGTGGTGCTGCTCGTGGTGCTCGCCGCCCTGGAGCGCTTCGGGCTGTGGATGCACCAGCGCAGCTGGCTGCCGTGGCGCCGCAACCGGACGGGAACGCCGGTCTCCGCCGCGGGTTTCGACGAGCTCGGCGCCTTCTTCTCCGGCCCCAAGCGGGAGGAACTCGAGTACCGCAAGACCGAGTTGATGCTGCGGGACGACTCGGACGACGGCGCACCACCCCACACCACCGTCGACCTCGACGGCTACGGCGTGCGGGTGGTGCTGCCGAAGAAGCCGGTCTAGGGCTTCTCGAAGTGCTGGT
It includes:
- a CDS encoding helix-turn-helix domain-containing protein, whose amino-acid sequence is MLTNPALLRAIGHELRTAREALGWTRAQLVSQLDREVHSQTIATYELGIRQCTLGRFVAICDALGIPAPQVLTNAMRRAGVEPHLLACAVDLRLLVRDRSPDLEPLRRWAQHRLDAGVDEDGIVHLEPTLVAELAVFCGLAHVELFRRLEVFTSDSGL
- a CDS encoding BTAD domain-containing putative transcriptional regulator; this encodes MRLVEAAFGILGATALRLDGVLDAEWESPKPKAMLAALLVAPGRTLPGEALARWVWSQEQPPPTRTTGALDTYATRIRKLLKRLPVTATLRGHRGTYRLDTDRAAIDYFQFRDLVATAQRHFRDGRSAEAAHYADLALRLSRGRPLDDLRSAGALAWRGRFERDELIPAHTTHLSALIDLGRADEALVLLDDLQSEHQESLALHKARLVTLHALDRAEEASEYYLHVYRQLRTEGDPQAADHLRRHYESLITRAHSAPWAAPKEYHPPRQLRFDVHDFVGRADQLSQLDTLALDDDGTPVRGVVVLEGMPGVGKTSLAVHWGHRRRTHFPDGDLFIDLHGYSGTPAATQASVIDELLLGLGEEPDAYATRARAAALRRTLANRHTLVVLDNARNSDHVRELLPLLAECLVVVTSRNSLTALGAKYNARRIQVKPMSEAESTSLLGTRLGADSDPGLRAEVVRLCGGLPLVIAVVGQNIAEYRLRRDHAGVAPRRLLLELGIDADGDNSPQTLFTWSYRALPQAPRRLFRLLGLHPGTEFSVAAAQACWGRDEAETGAALTTLVGSNLVERTDSLDRFRLHDLIGECAGNLATTDEPVELRHAAERRVLAFYLATATAAHHALYPDSDPGPPFELPTQVSPLDFADADAGRTWLAVEHSTLMNATAVAAAAGHHDLAWRLPHAMGVYLEQFGYHEDYQRALQTAVTSAGADGDEEAEAATLADLGRSHMTLGRLREAQQCLHQAMVFADKSGNQRGQCASRFSLGRIAILVGDTAAGVRLLGESLELARATDDTEAKRWTHYELGDALRLAGDLNKALLHLLEAQQHAAEAGDDYALALVLAGISAVSLAQGEHEKAASFGIEAMNAAEASRNAGAIVTTCTALAEVELATGAWSAAELLATRAVSLAERVHDVPVHARAAEVLGDVLAAQGRHAQARRTWLEADELYHRLGSTAGRHRVYTKIVDLSR
- a CDS encoding MFS transporter — encoded protein: MLIATINSSIVLIALPDIFSGIGIDPLEPANTGYLLWMIMGFLVVTAVLVVGFGRLGDMYGRARMYNLGFAVFTASSVLLAATWFTGDAAALWLIGWRVVQGVGGALLMANSSAILTDAFPANQRGMALGINGVAAIAGSFLGLVIGGLLAPVSWNLVFLVSVPFGVVGTIWAYLKLHDTGVRKHAEMDWWGNLTFAVGLIALLVGITYGIQPYGDSQTGWGSPFVLTCLIGGVAVLAVFVQVERRVATPLFDLSLFRSRSFTWGNVANFAASLGRGGLQFILIVWLQGIWLPQHGYSYEQTPLWAGIYMLPMTVGFLLSAPASGIVSDRVGSRVLASVGLLVTALSFVLLIALPVNFPYPAFAAVLVLNGIGMGMFSSPNRAEVMNSLPSHARGSGSGMMTTFQNTAMVLSIGFFFSLIIAGFAATLPDAMRTGLQAHGVPAESASHVAALPAVAVLFAAFLGYNPIRQLLGDQLATLPPDQATYLTGRGFFPSLISQPFAHGLAIAFGCAIALCLIGAVASWLCGPVTRTEPVGADLAAAAGERVG
- a CDS encoding trypsin-like serine peptidase, whose translation is MARTPIVVLALAVAAGSAMFGPAWASSEPAPTAAVAPSGAMKVGEETVLGSSIAYTGAQRREIRQPGATYIKVHFESLKLAPGDYVTVADPTGREVHTYHGDPTAGGARTGDSDFTRHGRKGFAAMSIDGEAAVVTLHKVGGSAVATRGLGFSIDRYWRGYSPDEVRANNPSFFSICGTDARRDTVCYKSSHPTEYAKANAVARLLISGGSLCTAWRVGNTNRVLTNNHCISTQSAVSSSEVQFAYACATCGGNNPAAGTKVSGATFYKTSPGGSSRLDYTLFSVNNFASIQQFGTLYLDPRAPVAGERIYIPGHGDGKPKRLSIYEEAQGGPLCTVRSAASDSYNMSYSCDTSGGNSGSPVLAANHKVIALHHLGGCPGNQGARINLIYNEIKDLIDNTARI
- a CDS encoding helix-turn-helix domain-containing protein — translated: MSRRPQPAGSVRAYFGWRLRHWRRARGLSQAELGARLGYGDSHLSKVESGDRWPPPDLPDRADRVLDTGGELAALWPLVERERQEGPGARPVEAVPPSTPSSPTAPEAMAALLEAYHDVGSQLGSRDLVVPLEHHTRAVVQWQAGSSDPELARLAARFAQLAGWARFDGADYSTAQFWYTCGQHWATLADDRDLMSRLLARQSSVHWSVGNAAGAIALAERARLVEGTRPGVRAWACLAEARGHALAGDRRSCEQRLDDATTLLRAADPRTEPWAAQSVLALAMGTCYRDLAARDTRSTLATTAVDHTTRALAAVPVANEHDRAVVATRLASSHTHAGQPDEAASVLTTLLSPPSGPHGSARVRAEMRVVHTALTEQWPTVGAVRELTDLVRTTLPN
- a CDS encoding DUF6191 domain-containing protein, which codes for MGLLWAMSLPGLVVLLVVLAALERFGLWMHQRSWLPWRRNRTGTPVSAAGFDELGAFFSGPKREELEYRKTELMLRDDSDDGAPPHTTVDLDGYGVRVVLPKKPV